The window GGCGAGCTGACCTGGACCGTCACCGCTTCGGCGGCGTGGCTCGACGTGGAACCCGCGGCGGGCGATACCCGGGAGGAGACGGACTACATCCTCGTGACGGTCGACCGCACCGGTCTCGACCCGGGCGCCCACCAGGGCACCGTGGACATCGCCTCCAGCGGCGGCGGGGAATCGATCACGGTGGACATGCTCGTGTCGGCGCCGCCCGCGCTCACGGTCTCGACGCAGTTGTTGGACTTCGGCGTGGAAGACCTGGAGCTCTCGTTCGAGATCACGAACACCGGTCAGGGCGAGCTGGCCTGGACGGTCGCGGGTTCGGCCGCCTGGCTCGCCGTGGATCCCGCCGGAGGCGCCACCACCTCGGAGACCGATGTCATAACCGTCACGGCCGACCGCTCGGGCCTCGCCCCTGACGTCTACCAGGATACGGTGGACATCGCCTCCAACGGCGGCCAGGCCGCGGTGACGGTGACGCTGACGGTTCCGGCGCCGGTTCCCCCGGCCGTGGCCCTCTCCCCGCTCACCCTGGACTTCGGCACCGCGACCACCAGCCTCGGACTGGACGTGACAAACGCCGGCGAGGGCACGCTGACCTGGACGGCGACCACGGAGGCCGCCTTCATCGGCCTCGACCCCACCGACGGCGCCACGATGACCGAGACCGACGTGCTCACCGTGACGGTCGACCGCACGGGCCTGCCCCCGGGACAGCACACCGGCCACGTGACCGTCGACGGCAACGGGACCAGCGAGACGGCGACCGTCGTCGTCTCCGTGCCCTCCGGGACGCCGGCCCTGACCAACCTCTTCTTCCTGCACCACTCCACCGGGCGCAACCTGATCGACGAGGGCTCCGTGCGCTCCCATCTCGCCAGCCGCGACGGCGACCTGGATTTCTGGGACCACGACTACAATTACGGCTGCAGTCCGTATTACGGGATCAGGAACCCGGCCGGAACGTACCTGGGCTACGACTACGATATCCCCGGCGCGCCCTGCGGCAACACCGACCCGGACGGCCTGCACTACCTCTGGACCACCGCCAACTCGGCGCGCGCGACCATCCTCGCCAACCACGAGGTCATCGCCTTCAAGTCCTGCTATCCGGCCTCGCACATCTACAGCGACAGCGAGCTGGCGCAGCGCAAGCAGTGGTACCTGGAGATACGCGACGTCCTGGACCAGCACCCAGACAAGGTCTTCGTCATCATGTCGCATCCGCCCCTGCGGCGATCGCTCACCAACACCGCCGAGGCCGACCGCGCGCGCGACTTCGCGGACTGGCTCGGCAGCGCCGCGTTCCTGAGCGGCCATCCGAACATCGTCTACTTCGACTTCTTCGACAAGCTGGCTCATCCCGACGACGGCTCGACGGACCGCAACATGCTGCGCACCGAGTACCAGCGCAGCGACCCGAGCGACTCCCATCCCAACACCCTGGCCAACCAGACCGTGGGCCCGCTCTTCGCCGACGCCCTGGTCGCCGCGGCGGGCGGGGCGCGCTGAGCGATGAGGATGCGCGCGGCGATCGCCCTGCTGCTGATTGCTGCCGCCCTCGCCCCCGCAACGGCCCGCGCCCAGCCGGACGACGCGGACCCGGGGACCGCCCGTGAAGCTCCGGGCGAAACGGATTGCGCCACCACCCGCATGCTCTCGGTGCTCGGCCTCGCCGCCCTGGCCTCGGCGGCGAGCTGGGACGTGGACCGGGACGGCGAGTTCGCGCGCAGGCTGGAGACGTCGCCCGCCGCGGAAATCATCGATTTCGGCAACACCTGGGGCAGCGGCTGGGTGATCGGCGGCGGCGCGATCGCCACCTTCGTCGCGGGATCCCTGGGCGGCGACGCGGGGATGCGCGCCCTCGGCGCGGACCTCATGCGCGCGTACGCGCTGAGCGGACTGGCCACCATCGTCCTCAAGCAGGCCATCGACCGGCGGCGGCCTTCGGGAGGCCGGTACTCCTTCCCCTCCGGACACACCTCGGCGGCCTTCGGCATCGTGCCCGTCCTGGACCATCATCTGGG of the bacterium genome contains:
- a CDS encoding phosphatase PAP2 family protein; protein product: MRMRAAIALLLIAAALAPATARAQPDDADPGTAREAPGETDCATTRMLSVLGLAALASAASWDVDRDGEFARRLETSPAAEIIDFGNTWGSGWVIGGGAIATFVAGSLGGDAGMRALGADLMRAYALSGLATIVLKQAIDRRRPSGGRYSFPSGHTSAAFGIVPVLDHHLGWRATAPALALGVITAMGRMQGRHHYLSDVIFGAAVGWAAGDLVLRTRRPDEATGGVMLAPGAVGYAASF
- a CDS encoding PKD domain-containing protein; this translates as MNRRSTSAGPIYILLLGLFIFGGCSDGPNKSVTPENNAPAILSCTADPATVPAGSTTTLTVDAVDEDGDELTYTWSADGGQFPDGNVGETVTWSPPDLMGTYTVTVTVDDGTTATDETIDLNVTVPEVVIDPAALDFGGDATSLQFSVTNAGDGVLQWSATDDSDWMSIDPAGGDVATGLGDAVTVTVDRTGLAPGSHDGTVTVTTPYGDGLVAVSLYVPATPALAVSTQALDFGAETVELQFEITNTGQGELTWTAAGSAGWLDVDPAGGATTSETDIVVVTIDRSGLDAGAHQGTVDIASNGGAESIAVDLLVSATPILAVSTQSLDFGADTVHIPFQITNTGQGELTWTVTASAAWLDVEPAAGDTREETDYILVTVDRTGLDPGAHQGTVDIASSGGGESITVDMLVSAPPALTVSTQLLDFGVEDLELSFEITNTGQGELAWTVAGSAAWLAVDPAGGATTSETDVITVTADRSGLAPDVYQDTVDIASNGGQAAVTVTLTVPAPVPPAVALSPLTLDFGTATTSLGLDVTNAGEGTLTWTATTEAAFIGLDPTDGATMTETDVLTVTVDRTGLPPGQHTGHVTVDGNGTSETATVVVSVPSGTPALTNLFFLHHSTGRNLIDEGSVRSHLASRDGDLDFWDHDYNYGCSPYYGIRNPAGTYLGYDYDIPGAPCGNTDPDGLHYLWTTANSARATILANHEVIAFKSCYPASHIYSDSELAQRKQWYLEIRDVLDQHPDKVFVIMSHPPLRRSLTNTAEADRARDFADWLGSAAFLSGHPNIVYFDFFDKLAHPDDGSTDRNMLRTEYQRSDPSDSHPNTLANQTVGPLFADALVAAAGGAR